Proteins found in one Arachis stenosperma cultivar V10309 chromosome 8, arast.V10309.gnm1.PFL2, whole genome shotgun sequence genomic segment:
- the LOC130944399 gene encoding uncharacterized protein LOC130944399 isoform X2: MIQWRPSRRRLSNGYEGHSVRHVLLTCCLDGTARLWSEIDHGKARRNAKDTNDLKITERSFCVVGVIEINQALNGTLGSNIFVSWGREMEGIFKIGEGVKQDFSKERFKDDVRNCEWLIGFGPGMLLSFWAVHCLDDISPLRFPRITLWRKQEFQANDIGSTHKFGSSDFNNALLLHKVSILRNCLSGPPIVCSPLQLLHCNSLVWSYLRIQAIDDTVETSLDKAKTDYISNLSGGVLNLDGHSGKILKVSIHPHICEVQFAASLDKNGLILFWSLSNISNCILKCPTLVPSWELCGKLVTQGSCSKYTSLRWAPSVLNDNLVLFMGHARGVDCFIVNICRTEEENVECHYLCTIPFNGHGPFKHGPSDIFAIPLNSTCNKTFHNDKIMLLAIWIGRFQALSWEVNLHSFDMSTSCCECGIDAKIPDNGDIWAFESTFANKRYFIAVNPCSSEYPTPDDLVTSFAVVDAVTLSHRQQELGFADDLCSGYPASIMATGCSNGSLKLWRSNCGNRSALHLPWELVGMFTAHDGPVNYICFTDCGQKIATCCNRSDSNGVNTIHIWDAVNLISEGTFILEDRLTFESNICSLNWLTLGTGQLLLGVCLENELQVFAQRRFDGMTLSNSVKFPKINIWINIAFAQTSLPIRDFLWGPRATAVVVHENYFSIFSHWLFQEDRKQGSNFHFRDSKPNAANCKGEIYEDGPTVLTDCDSMQSSNINMRDDDRSSSLCLAKKQLKSEICMNIGLWSILEVAETISRPLPTYHPNILLTNISSGNWKRAYVAVKHFVEYLTSNNDPKIRFVSKNKGLPEMSLSYYLEGSLSEGSQDRRFQWSGDIASITSTSHMESSISTSTKSELNGFVESIENLPKLLHLTNVEKSEILAIIDLLGEVSSPHLSSAYQSLDEPGRRFWVALRFQQLFFHRKFARAASFEELNVSSRLFVWAYHSDSLENLFGSVIPSEPSWQEIRALGMGFWYASVPQLRARMEKLARAQYLKNKNPRDCALLYIALNRIQVLAGLFKLSKDEKDKPLVAFLSRNFQDEKNKAAALKNAYVLLGKHQVELAISFFLLGGDHSSAVNICAKNLGDEQLALVICRLVEGHGGPLERHLITKYILPSAIEKGDYWLASLLEWEMGNYYQSFHRMLEFSITLVAQESTVMSNCGPFLDPSVGTFCHMLATKNSLRNAVGEQNSAILLRWATLMTVTSLKRCGNVIEALECFSSSMSMHGTADQGSNLNVSHNVLSSPLKPLPRKSSNWLSSDVSVHLEFHKKLNLALRYLLKLIREHPSWLETFTEPVGEASYDDECMIQYEKSVESFKQKLCTGISLYERRFSLPPRSLISKILLILCHHGLLYIGYDIADGCARGELSQKKSDVSDAFSLYRCRVKPFFKTVEEISFFYSRFISACSMGYSEQSSTSIEKVASTESRSMFSDASKSHFGGVLISLWYLRAIFKIELRSISIDHVKEHLDILDLFEYFLQFSLAWLQRNSGALLFMVEPFLTANANGCNHYEADMVNLKNRFPKFAELLTRNSFTTNVQNLQVSECTEDGKVDDTKHSIPEDERWKILGICLWRHMSRFMISNLNLVLDKLEDGNSSGSFHRNFAHREFTLLSVDSDSISLPEQIRLLSFSLCDLLTTTVTHISSYHVKQLAEYLWQKLENNSNVMTLEWLKQSHQSESSQKQNLDILELVNGKDECSVHQLLWDHCADQKLISECFAQEKLNWSNYLDHVPTKGWNDMHILLTGQHKTDDMRDKESKLGVPLQTPEVQSPVKGMFPSGNASTSSNQKDISSRNISIFHNPREMCKRNGELLEALCINSTDQQEAAVASNRKGIVFFRMEDGMPSSDKSSDFLWAKADWPQDGWAGSESTPAPTCVSPGVGLGNNKGAHLGLGGATVGVGSSVWPSKDFTGGGALGVKGFAGIGAYGLGWGIQQDFEDVVDPPATMENVTTKALSSHPMRPFFLVGSSNTHIYLWEFNKNKAMATYGVLPAANVPPPYALASISALKFDHFGHRFASAALDGTVCTWQLEVGGRSNVHPTESSLCFSGHASDVAYLSSSGSIIAVAGYSSNAVNVVIWDTLAPPTTSRASILCHEGGAHSLSVFDSHVGGGSVSPIIVTGGKGGDVGLHDFRYIATGKTKRHRHIDTMGHSPTVSSTHDKDQKTDGMLWYIPKAHSGTVTKVVTIPNTSLFLTGGTDGYVKLWDAQNTKLVHHWSRIHDKHTFVQPSSRGFGGVVRAAVTDIQVVSQGFLSCGGDGTVKLLRLSGHLDSHGVKL, encoded by the exons ATGATTCAGTGGAGACCGTCAAGAAGAAGGCTATCAAACGGATATGAGGGGCATTCAGTTAGGCATGTATTATTGACCTGCTGCTTAGATGGAACTGCAAGGCTATGGAGCGAGATTGATCATGGGAAGGCTAGAAGGAATGCGAAGGATACCAATGATCTAAAGATCACGGAGCGCTCTTTTTGTGTTGTTGGTGTAATTGAGATTAATCAAGCCTTGAATGGAACCCTAGGTTCAAATATATTTGTATCATGGGGAAGAGAAATGGAGGGAATATTTAAAATCGGTGAAGGAGTGAAGCAAGATTTCTCCAAAGAAAGATTCAAGGATGATGTTAGAAATTGTGAATGGCTAATAGGTTTTGGTCCTGGAATGTTGCTAAGCTTTTGGGCTGTCCACTGTCTTGATGACATTTCACCACTTAGATTTCCTCGAATTACATTATGGAGGAAACAGGAATTCCAGGCCAATGACATAGGAAGCACACATAAGTTTGGTTCATCTGATTTTAATAATGCATTACTTCTGCATAAAGTCAGTATATTGAGGAACTGCTTGTCTGGTCCACCTATAGTCTGCTCTCCACTCCAGTTATTACATTGCAATTCTTTAGTTTGGTCATATTTGCGTATTCAAGCAATAGACGATACTGTTGAGACCTCCCTTGATAAAGCCAAAACAGATTACATCTCCAATTTGAGTGGTGGAGTTTTAAACTTAGATGGTCACAGTGggaaaattttaaaggtttcAATTCATCCTCATATATGCGAAGTTCAATTTGCTGCTTCTCTTGATAAGAATGGGCTGATTCTTTTTTGGTCACTTTCTAACATTTCAAACTGCATTTTGAAATGTCCAACTTTGGTTCCTTCTTGGGAACTTTGTGGGAAGCTTGTAACTCAAGGCTCATGCTCCAAGTATACAAGTTTGAGGTGGGCACCTTCAGTACTTAATGACAACCTGGTTTTATTTATGGGACATGCCAGGGGGGTTGATTGCTTCATAGTCAATATTTGTCGAACTGAAGAAGAAAATGTAGAATGCCACTACTTATGCACTATTCCTTTTAATGGTCATGGTCCTTTTAAACATGGCCCATCTGATATATTTGCAATTCCTTTGAACTCGACTTGTAATAAAACGTTTCATAATGATAAAATTATGCTATTGGCAATTTGGATAGGGAGATTCCAGGCCCTATCATGGGAAGTTAACTTACACTCATTCGATATGTCAACAAGCTGTTGTGAATGTGGTATTGATGCTAAAATCCCCGATAATGGTGATATTTGGGCATTTGAAAGTACATTTGCTAATAAAAGATATTTCATTGCTGTAAATCCTTGTTCTTCTGAGTATCCAACACCTGATGATCTAGTTACCAGCTTTGCTGTGGTTGATGCAGTCACTCTAAGCCACAGACAGCAGGAGTTAGGCTTTGCAGATGATCTATGTAGTGGTTATCCTGCTTCTATTATGGCCACGGGTTGTTCCAATGGTAGCTTGAAACTTTGGAGAAGTAACTGTGGCAACCGATCAGCTCTGCACTTGCCATGGGAGCTTGTGGGTATGTTTACTGCACATGATGGTCCGGTCAATTATATATGTTTCACTGATTGTGGTCAGAAGATAGCTACTTGCTGCAACAGAAGTGATTCAAATGGCGTCAATACCATTCATATATGGGATGCTGTAAACCTGATCAGTGAAGGGACTTTTATTTTGGAAGACAGGCTAACTTTTGAAAGTAATATTTGTAGTCTAAATTGGTTAACTTTAGGTACTGGTCAGTTGCTGCTTGGAGTTTGCTTGGAAAATGAATTACAAGTTTTTGCGCAGAGGCGTTTTGATGGTATGACTTTGTCAAACTCTGTAAAGTTTCCGAAGATTAATATATGGATTAATATTGCATTTGCTCAGACTTCCCTTCCAATTCGCGATTTCTTGTGGGGTCCCAGAGCTACAGCAGTGGTAGTTCATGAAAATTACTTTAGTATATTCAGTCACTGGTTGTTTCAAGAGGATAGAAAACAAGGGAGTAATTTTCATTTCCGTGATTCCAAGCCAAATGCCGCAAATTGCAAGGGTGAAATATATGAAGACGGACCTACAGTTCTTACCGATTGTGACTCCATGCAGTCCTCCAATATTAATATGAGGGATGATGACCGATCAAGTAGCTTATGTCTGGCCAAGAAGCAATTGAAGTCTGAAATTTGCATGAACATTGGCTTATGGAGCATCTTAGAAGTAGCTGAGACAATTAGTAGGCCTTTGCCTACATATCACCCCAATATTCTCCTCACTAATATAAGTTCAG GAAATTGGAAACGTGCTTATGTAGCTGTGAAACATTTTGTTGAATATTTGACTTCTAATAATGATCCTAAAATAAGGTTCGTCTCCAAAAATAAGGGTCTTCCAGAGATGAGTTTGTCATACTATCTAGAAGGAAGCCTGTCAGAAGGTTCCCAAGACAGGAGATTCCAATGGAGTGGAGATATTGCGTCAATCACGTCAACTTCTCACATGGAAAGTAGCATTTCTACCTCAACAAAGTCTGAGCTTAATGGCTTTGTTGAATCCATTGAGAATTTGCCCAAGTTATTGCATTTGACCAATGTAGAGAAGTCAGAGATTCTTGCAATCATTGATTTGCTTGGCGAAGTTAGTAGTCCACACTTGTCTTCTGCATACCAAAGTCTTGATGAACCTGGCAGGAG GTTCTGGGTTGCGTTGAGGTTTCAGCAACTGTTTTTTCACCGAAAGTTTGCTAGAGCTGCGTCTTTCGAAGAATTGAATGTTAGTTCAAGGTTGTTTGTGTGGGCTTACCACTCTGATTCCCTAGAAAATTTATTTGGTTCTGTCATACCCAGTGAACCATCATGGCAAGAAATCCGTGCTTTGGGTATGGGCTTTTGGTATGCTAGCGTACCTCAATTACGTGCAAGG aTGGAGAAATTGGCAAGAGCTCAATATTTGAAAAACAAGAATCCTAGGGATTGTGCATTGCTATATATTGCACTGAACCGAATTCAAGTTTTGGCTGGCCTTTTCAAACTCAGTAAGGATGAGAAAGACAAGCCTTTAGTGGCCTTTCTTTCACGTAATTTTCAG gatgagaaaaataaagCTGCTGCTTTGAaaaatgcatatgtgttgttgGGAAAGCATCAGGTGGAATTAGCAATCTCGTTTTTTTTGCTCGGAGGTGATCATTCGTCTGCTGTAAATATTTGTGCTAAGAACCTTGGGGATGAACAACTTGCACTAGTTATTTGTCGCCTTGTTGAGGGCCATGGTGGACCATTGGAGCGTCACTTAATAACAAAGTATATACTTCCTTCTGCAATTGAAAAGGGAGACTACTGGCTTGCAAGCCTTCTGGAG TGGGAAATGGGTAATTATTATCAATCTTTTCATAGAATGCTAGAGTTTTCAATAACTCTGGTGGCTCAGGAGTCCACTGTCATGTCCAATTGTGGTCCTTTTCTGGATCCAAGTGTTGGTACTTTTTGCCATATGTTAGCAACAAAGAATAGCCTCAGGAATGCTGTCGGGGAGCAAAATTCAGCGATTCTTTTAAGATGGGCTACTTTGATGACAGTTACTTCCCTAAAACGATGTGGCAATGTT ATTGAGGCATTGGAATGTTTCTCATCTTCAATGAGCATGCATGGGACGGCAGATCAAGGGAGCAATTTGAATGTCAGCCATAATGTGCTTTCCAGTCCATTAAAGCCTTTGCCAAGAAAATCTTCTAACTGGTTGTCCTCCGATGTGTCTGTTCATCTGGAGTTCCATAAGAAATTGAATTTGGCACTACGCTACTTACTGAAATTGATAAGAGAGCATCCAAGTTGGCTTGAGACTTTCACTGAACCTGTTGGGGAAGCTTCTtatgatgatgaatgtatgATACAATATGAGAAGTCAGTTGAAAGTTTTAAGCAAAAGTTATGCACAGGGATTTCTCTATATGAACGGAGGTTTTCGTTGCCTCCTAGGTCTCTTATCAGTAAG ATTTTACTCATTCTATGCCATCATGGATTATTGTACATTGGGTATGATATCGCCGATGGATGCGCTCGAGGAGAACTATCTCAAAAGAAGAGTGATGTGTCTGATGCTTTCAGTTTATATCGCTGTCGGGTTAAACCCTTCTTTAAGACTGTAGAAGAAATCTCCTTTTTCTACTCAAGATTCATTTCTGCCTGCAGCATGGGATATTCTGAACAAAGTTCAACTTCTATTGAGAAAGTTGCATCTACGGAGAGTCGATCTATGTTTTCTGATGCTTCGAAGTCTCACTTTGGAGGTGTTCTGATTTCATTATGGTATTTAAGAGCCATTTTCAAGATCGAATTGCGGTCCATCAGCATAGATCATGTCAAAGAACATCTAGATATCCTTGATTTATTTGAGTACTTTTTACAGTTTTCCTTAGCTTGGCTTCAAAGAAACTCAGGAGCACTTTTATTTATGGTGGAACCATTCTTGACTGCAAATGCTAATGGTTGTAATCATTATGAGGCTGATATGGTGAATCTGAAGAACCGTTTTCCTAAATTTGCAGAGTTGTTGACTCGAAATTCATTCACAACAAATGTACAAAACCTCCAAGTCTCTGAATGTACAGAAGATGGAAAAGTTGATGACACGAAGCATTCAATTCCAGAAGATGAAAGATGGAAGATTCTAGGGATCTGCTTGTGGCGACATATGTCTAGATTTATGATATCTAATTTAAATTTGGTTCTTGATAAACTTGAAGATGGTAACAGTTCAGGTTCTTTCCACAGAAATTTTGCTCATAGGGAGTTCACGCTCTTAAGTGTTGATTCCGATAGCATCAGCTTGCCTGAACAGATTCGATTACTCTCGTTTAGCTTATGTGATTTACTGACAACAACAGTTACCCACATTTCTTCTTACCATGTCAAGCAACTTGCAGAATATTTGTGGCAGAAATTGGAGAATAATTCGAATGTGATGACTCTTGAATGGCTGAAACAATCACATCAATCAGAATCCAGTCAAAAACAAAACCTGGACATCTTGGAACTGGTGAATGGGAAAGATGAATGTTCAGTTCATCAGTTACTGTGGGACCACTGTGCCGATCAAAAATTAATATCAGAATGCTTTGCTCAGGAAAAACTCAATTGGTCAAATTATTTGGATCATGTGCCTACTAAAGGATGGAACGACATGCATATACTTCTGACAGGGCAACATAAAACTGATGACATGCGTGATAAAGAATCTAAACTTGGCGTTCCATTACAAACTCCTGAAGTTCAATCTCCTGTTAAAGGAATGTTCCCAAGTGGCAATGCTTCGACAAGTTCCAACCAGAAAGATATATCTAGTAGGAACATTTCAATTTTCCATAATCCCAGAGAAATGTGCAAGAGAAATGGGGAACTTTTGGAG GCATTGTGTATAAACTCTACTGATCAACAGGAAGCTGCAGTTGCTAGCAACCGGAAG GGTATAGTATTCTTCCGTATGGAAGATGGGATGCCTTCAAGTGATAAGTCATCGGACTTCTTGTGGGCCAAGGCTGATTGGCCACAAGATGGGTGGGCAGGTTCGGAATCTACTCCTGCTCCTACATGTGTTTCGCCTGGTGTTGGTCTTGGCAACAACAAAGGCGCACACCTTGGGCTCGGTGGAGCAACTGTTGGCGTAGGTTCTTCAGTTTGGCCTAGCAAAGACTTTACTGGTGGTGGAGCATTAGGAGTTAAAGGTTTTGCTGGTATTGGTGCCTATGGATTAGGTTGGGGAATTCAACAAGATTTTGAAGATGTTGTTGATCCACCTGCGACTATGGAGAACGTAACTACGAAGGCTTTGTCTAGTCATCCGATGAGACCTTTCTTCTTGGTTGGCTCAAGCAATACACACATTTATTTGTGGGAG TTCAATAAGAACAAAGCTATGGCTACATATGGAGTGCTACCCGCGGCCAATGTCCCTCCACCTTATGCCCTTGCATCAATATCAGCTTTGAAGTTTGATCACTTCGGACATCGGTTCGCTAGTGCTGCATTAGATGGAACTGTCTGTACGTGGCAATTGGAGGTAGGGGGAAGGAGCAATGTTCATCCAACAGAATCATCACTCTGCTTTAGCGGCCATGCGTC GGATGTCGCCTACTTGTCTTCAAGTGGATCAATTATAGCTGTAGCTGGGTATAGCTCTAATGCTGTTAATGTGGTTATATGGGACACTTTAGCTCCACCAACAACTTCCCGTGCTTCGATTCTATGTCATGAAG GTGGTGCGCACTCCCTTTCTGTTTTCGATAGCCATGTAGGCGGTGGTTCTGTTTCCCCAATTATCGTGACTGGTGGTAAAGGTGGTGATGTTGGTCTCCACGACTTCCGCTATATAGCGACTGGAAAGACAAAAAGGCACAGGCATATTGATACTATGGGGCATAGCCCTACTGTGTCTTCGACTCATGATAAGGACCAGAAAACAGATGGTATGCTTTGGTATATTCCAAAGGCTCACTCAG GGACTGTTACAAAAGTCGTTACCATCCCGAATACAAGTTTGTTTCTAACTGGAGGCACAGATGGATATGTCAAACTCTGGGATGCTCAGAACACAAAGTTAGTACATCATTGGTCAAGGATACATGATAAGCACACCTTCGTGCAGCCGAGTTCCCGTGGATTTGGTGGTGTTGTTCGG GCTGCTGTTACGGATATACAAGTTGTTTCGCAAGGTTTCCTCTCGTGTGGTGGGGATGGAACTGTGAAGTTGCTACGGCTCAGCGGTCACCTTGATAGCCATGGAGTCAAACTATGA